From Rutidosis leptorrhynchoides isolate AG116_Rl617_1_P2 chromosome 3, CSIRO_AGI_Rlap_v1, whole genome shotgun sequence, a single genomic window includes:
- the LOC139895900 gene encoding 3-ketoacyl-CoA synthase 12-like, with protein sequence MLVILACLFVCILLYLFYKFFEQKRSQECYILHYECFKPSDDRKVSTEFAGEMIKRCENLGLEEYRFLLRAIVSSGIGEDTYGPKNFFLERGTNSTLSDSEFEMDVFFTETLDRLFSRSRVSPQDIDILVVNVSVMTLVPSLTSRIINHYKMREDIKSFNISGMGCSASLISINLVQNMFKSHKNIFALVLTSEAIAPNWYNGNNKSMILTNCLFRCGGCSVLLTNKPALRKQAMFKLKCLVRTHLGSSDEAYTCCRQQEDEQGHIGFFLGKDLPKTATRALTENLRNIAPKIMPLSAIFRFVLLTNIQKIGARYFDIKVKKKVSLNFKLGVDHFCLHPGGKAVIEGVQRSLGLSDDDMEPSRMTLHRFGNTSASSLWYVLGYMEAKKRLRKGDRVLMIGFGSGFKCNSCMWEVLRDLDDKNVWEDCVDNFPPKSLLNPYLEKYGWINEENAASAIEAILESTSIN encoded by the coding sequence ATGCTAGTAATATTAGCTTGTCTATTTGTATGCATCTTATTATACTTATTTTATAAGTTCTTTGAACAAAAAAGAAGCCAAGAATGTTACATCTTGCATTACGAATGCTTCAAACCGTCCGACGACCGAAAAGTATCCACTGAATTTGCAGGGGAAATGATAAAACGATGCGAAAATTTGGGTCTCGAAGAGTACCGGTTTCTACTACGAGCCATAGTTAGCTCTGGTATCGGGGAAGATACTTATGGTCCAAAAAACTTCTTTTTAGAACGAGGAACGAACTCTACGTTAAGCGATAGTGAGTTCGAAATGGACGTGTTTTTTACAGAAACTCTAGATAGACTGTTCAGTCGATCTAGGGTTTCTCCACAAGACATCGATATACTAGTTGTCAATGTCTCCGTGATGACTTTAGTGCCATCACTAACGTCACGAATCATTAATCATTACAAAATGAGAGAAgatattaaatcttttaatatttcgGGGATGGGATGTAGTGCAAGTTTGATTTCAATCAATCTTGTTCAAAACATGTTCAAATCTCACAAAAACATATTCGCACTTGTTTTAACATCAGAGGCAATCGCGCCAAATTGGTACAATGGGAATAACAAGTCTATGATCCTCACTAACTGTTTGTTTCGGTGCGGTGGTTGTTCGGTGCTTTTAACCAATAAACCGGCTCTACGAAAACAAGCCATGTTTAAGTTAAAGTGTTTGGTTCGAACCCATTTGGGATCAAGTGATGAAGCCTACACATGTTGTAGGCAACAAGAAGATGAGCAAGGCCATATAGGGTTTTTTCTAGGAAAAGACCTACCGAAAACAGCCACAAGAGCTCTAACTGAAAATCTAAGAAACATAGCGCCAAAAATAATGCCATTAAGTGCGATATTTCGTTTCGTTTTGTTAACCAATATCCAAAAAATTGGTGCTCGATATTTCGATATCAAGGTTAAAAAGAAGGTGAGTTTGAACTTTAAGTTGGGTGTGGACCACTTTTGTTTGCACCCGGGTGGGAAGGCGGTGATCGAAGGGGTTCAACGAAGCTTAGGGTTGTCCGACGACGATATGGAGCCATCTAGGATGACGTTGCACAGATTTGGGAACACATCAGCAAGTAGCTTGTGGTATGTTTTAGGGTATATGGAGGCAAAGAAGAGGTTAAGAAAAGGAGACCGGGTTTTAATGATCGGGTTTGGATCCGGATTCAAGTGTAATAGTTGCATGTGGGAAGTATTAAGAGATTTGGATGATAAAAATGTTTGGGAGGATTGTGTTGATAATTTTCCACCAAAGTCACTACTTAATCCTTATTTGGAGAAATATGGATGGATTAATGAAGAAAATGCAGCAAGTGCAATTGAagctattttggaatcaacatcgaTTAATTAG